A window from Candidatus Arthromitus sp. SFB-rat-Yit encodes these proteins:
- a CDS encoding cyanophycinase → MSYGIKGELIIIGGAEDKSGSREILRRVSNMIDKERDTMIVSTLASDLGKEIGYDYKNLFHELGVKNIEILDVSSRDQCDDQDLLDMVKKSSLIFFTGGNQLKITSLVGGTPLYEEMRRFHDNGGIFAGTSAGASVMSETMIVRGPDEESPRKNNLSKCPGFGFMQGVMIDQHFAQRGRIGRLLGAIAENPSVLGIGIDEDTAIVVNKKEGYFSVIGSGAVYIIDGRYLTYSSLLEQENEVPLSLFNVKMHVLKSGNCFDLNKKQPLEEERVK, encoded by the coding sequence ATGAGTTATGGTATTAAGGGTGAACTTATAATTATTGGTGGAGCAGAAGATAAGAGTGGGAGCAGAGAAATATTAAGAAGAGTTTCAAATATGATTGATAAAGAAAGAGATACTATGATAGTTTCTACATTAGCTTCTGATTTAGGGAAAGAAATTGGATATGATTACAAAAATTTATTCCATGAGCTTGGAGTTAAAAATATTGAAATTTTAGATGTTTCCTCTAGAGATCAATGCGATGATCAGGATTTGTTAGATATGGTAAAGAAATCCTCATTGATATTTTTTACAGGCGGTAATCAGCTTAAAATAACTAGTTTAGTAGGGGGTACTCCTTTATATGAAGAGATGAGGAGATTTCATGATAATGGAGGCATATTTGCTGGTACTTCTGCAGGAGCATCAGTTATGAGTGAAACTATGATTGTTAGAGGACCTGACGAAGAATCACCAAGGAAGAATAATTTATCTAAATGCCCAGGATTTGGTTTTATGCAAGGAGTTATGATAGATCAACATTTTGCCCAAAGAGGGAGAATAGGAAGATTATTAGGAGCTATTGCGGAGAATCCGAGTGTTCTGGGTATTGGTATAGATGAAGATACAGCAATAGTAGTAAATAAGAAAGAAGGGTATTTTAGTGTTATAGGTTCTGGAGCAGTTTATATAATAGATGGAAGATATTTAACTTATAGTAGTTTGTTAGAGCAAGAAAACGAAGTTCCTTTGAGTTTATTCAATGTTAAAATGCATGTTTTAAAAAGTGGAAATTGCTTTGATTTAAATAAAAAGCAACCACTTGAGGAGGAAAGAGTAAAATAA
- a CDS encoding DUF3794 and LysM peptidoglycan-binding domain-containing protein gives MEEINLIKQKISYECKNIEGHNDFVVKGEYLIPDTHPDVDKILLIEVKPRITNTEAFLDKIFVEGELVYSIVYVAVDDEKNNTYNVSYSDKFNLYIESVGMRKENLYNIKVNVSDKKFLLLNERKISIEANLKFSSNSNEILDVDIVSDIEDQDDIQFLMKELEVCELKGTFTEELINETSINVPLDKGDIGKILICDSYIYKTECKLLDNKITYNAYCKVKVLYKEVNSDNLNYLEQDIYLTKDCDVDGIDSSMIPVYNWDVIGFEYMIDEDESGESRIINSYINIRCNLKVLSKNILSIIDDAYSKNYSVNLVKNNYKINNVESHGNIDTIIKDNINVEDVPVSIIYTTGVCNILNKKVLEGKLVIEGVINTEVIYKNSEGQFLNVVQAIPFTTNFDDENIKIDMDAVINENLENIEAFIEAKTIGIKAVINIRVYINSEIKRDILVDMYKTQEETPLKECSVIIYITGEDDTLWSIAKKYCVSIEDICRINNLDQEDEIVGCKLLLPSKAVF, from the coding sequence GTGGAAGAGATAAATTTGATAAAACAAAAAATTAGTTATGAATGTAAAAATATAGAAGGGCACAATGATTTTGTAGTTAAAGGTGAATATTTAATTCCAGATACTCATCCAGATGTAGATAAAATATTATTAATAGAAGTAAAACCTAGAATTACCAATACTGAAGCATTTTTAGATAAAATATTTGTAGAGGGAGAATTAGTATATAGTATTGTTTATGTTGCAGTAGATGATGAAAAAAATAATACATATAATGTTTCTTATTCTGATAAGTTTAATTTGTATATTGAAAGTGTTGGTATGAGAAAAGAAAATTTGTATAATATTAAAGTAAATGTTTCAGATAAAAAATTCTTATTATTAAATGAAAGAAAAATTAGCATAGAAGCTAATTTGAAATTTAGTTCAAATTCGAATGAAATATTAGATGTAGATATTGTAAGTGATATTGAAGATCAAGATGATATACAGTTTTTGATGAAAGAATTAGAAGTATGTGAACTAAAAGGTACATTTACAGAGGAACTAATTAATGAAACATCTATAAATGTTCCTTTAGATAAGGGGGATATTGGAAAGATATTAATATGTGATTCGTATATATACAAAACAGAATGCAAACTTTTAGATAATAAAATAACATATAATGCTTATTGTAAAGTCAAAGTATTATATAAAGAAGTTAATTCTGATAATTTAAATTATTTAGAGCAAGATATATATTTAACTAAAGATTGTGATGTAGATGGTATAGATTCAAGCATGATTCCAGTATATAATTGGGATGTGATTGGATTTGAGTATATGATAGATGAGGATGAGTCAGGAGAAAGTAGGATTATAAATAGTTACATTAATATAAGATGTAATCTTAAAGTTTTAAGTAAGAATATACTTTCTATAATAGATGATGCTTATAGTAAAAATTATTCAGTAAATTTAGTTAAAAATAATTATAAAATTAATAATGTAGAATCACATGGTAATATAGATACGATAATTAAAGATAATATAAATGTAGAAGATGTTCCAGTTTCTATAATTTATACTACTGGTGTGTGCAATATACTTAATAAGAAAGTTTTGGAAGGTAAACTTGTAATAGAAGGTGTTATAAATACTGAGGTTATATATAAAAATAGCGAAGGACAATTTTTAAATGTGGTACAAGCTATTCCATTTACTACTAATTTTGATGATGAAAATATTAAAATAGATATGGATGCAGTGATTAATGAGAACTTGGAAAATATTGAAGCTTTTATTGAGGCTAAGACTATAGGAATAAAGGCGGTTATAAATATAAGGGTTTACATTAATTCTGAAATTAAAAGGGATATATTAGTTGATATGTATAAAACTCAAGAAGAAACTCCTCTTAAAGAATGTAGTGTTATAATATATATTACAGGAGAAGATGATACATTGTGGAGTATAGCTAAGAAATATTGTGTTTCAATAGAAGATATATGTAGGATTAATAATTTAGATCAGGAAGATGAAATAGTTGGATGTAAATTGTTGCTTCCATCTAAAGCTGTATTTTAA
- a CDS encoding Veg family protein, whose translation MDGFKTLASIKKDIEDHVGHKVTLRASGGRRKVFINEGTIEKTYHSIFLIRLKNDTQRIVTYSYSDVLTNTVQIVYAS comes from the coding sequence TTGGATGGATTTAAGACACTAGCATCCATAAAAAAGGACATAGAAGATCACGTTGGTCATAAAGTAACATTAAGAGCTAGCGGAGGAAGAAGAAAAGTCTTTATAAATGAAGGTACTATAGAAAAAACATATCATAGTATCTTTTTGATAAGATTAAAGAATGACACCCAACGAATAGTAACATATAGTTATTCTGATGTATTGACTAATACTGTTCAGATAGTTTATGCTAGTTAA